A DNA window from Drosophila virilis strain 15010-1051.87 chromosome 4, Dvir_AGI_RSII-ME, whole genome shotgun sequence contains the following coding sequences:
- the SP555 gene encoding SPRY domain-containing SOCS box protein 3, protein MSDVELEQQQPQQMLAQTPPPPTRRRRQAHSRCDGGYTGVQEKRSQQALADQLSSCPLRHGVEDDWTWSKRYRSKEVVLSGLNSRTVHFHPNWSKGTAGIQGKRALNNGRYYWELHVSQRVFGTSIMFGIGTRSCRLHANAFRNMLGENEHGWGLSHKGILWHKGVALVYTKGFRENHPTQIGVLYDGIEGTLTYYKDGKCLGVAFRGLDKVNEPLYPIVCSTAAKTEMTLKCARREFVNLQDRCRAVIMRRLRTAGNVEKLKLPLSISEYLGEVIDDMEPLRQVNEQEMCMINYDLEV, encoded by the exons ATGTCCGACGTGGAAttggagcaacagcagccccaACAGATGCTGGCgcagacgccgccgccgccgacgcgACGACGACGCCAGGCGCACTCGCGCTGCGATGGCGGCTATACGGGCGTCCAGGAGAAACGCTCGCAGCAGGCGCTGGCGGATCAGCTGTCGTCGTGCCCGTTGCGGCACGGCGTCGAGGACGACTGGACGTGGAGCAAGCGCTATCGCTCCAAGGAGGTGGTGCTCAGTGGTCTCAATTCGCGCACCGTCCACTTTCATCCCAACTGGAGCAAAGGCACCGCTGGCATTCAGGGCAAGCGCGCCCTCAACAACGGCCGCTATTACTGGGAGCTGCACGTGTCCCAGCGGGTCTTTGGCACCTCCATTATGTTTGGCATCGGCACCAGATCCTGTCGCCTGCACGCGAACGCCTTCCGCAACATGCTCGGCGAGAACGAGCACGGCTGGGGCCTCTCCCACAAGG GCATTCTTTGGCACAAAGGCGTGGCTCTTGTATACACTAAGGGATTCCGCGAGAATCATCCAACGCAAATTGGCGTGCTCTACGATGGCATTGAAGGCACCTTGACCTACTACAAGGACGGCAAATGCCTGGGCGTGGCCTTTAGAGGCTTGGATAAG GTGAACGAACCGCTATACCCTATCGTATGCTCCACGGCTGCCAAGACCGAGATGACGCTCAAGTGTGCCAGACGGGAATTCGTTAATCTTCAGGATCGGTGTCGGGCGGTGATAATGCGAAGATTACGAACGGCTGGCAATGTGGAAAAGCTTAAATTGCCGCTCTCCATAAGCGAATATCTGGGGGAGGTGATCGATGATATGGAGCCACTGCGTCAG gTAAATGAGCAGGAGATGTGCATGATTAATTATGATTTAGAAGTGTAA
- the LOC6628675 gene encoding uncharacterized protein, with amino-acid sequence MIIVLLLLFQSLCLYCQRLVLHVHDRCFPRNARLLQESAETVGDRKALQHLEHLQLEQSRRRHKRRILEPILPLGAGLNLEACRFCAHSPQGYCRHHFHLQLHTQRRNGGGAGGTGSGGDQDFKQLRRIRRELKRSLEPRSSHRIINYLPYSRSTSSLSSGYGSQATLQEELEETSSYLVEGLEETSSYLEEQQQQQREETCSSYLQELQEDVQQEVQVEQLLITSHL; translated from the coding sequence ATGATTAtcgtgttgttgctgctgttccaaTCGCTGTGCCTCTACTGCCAACGCCTGGTGCTGCACGTCCACGACAGATGCTTTCCGCGGAACGCCCGCTTGCTGCAGGAGTCCGCCGAAACGGTGGGCGATCGTAAGGCGCTGCAGCACCTGGAGCAcctgcagctggagcagagCCGACGGCGCCACAAGCGTCGCATACTGGAGCCCATTCTGCCGCTGGGCGCGGGGCTCAATCTGGAAGCGTGCCGCTTCTGTGCGCACAGTCCGCAGGGCTATTGTCGGCATCATTTCCATCTGCAGCTGCATACGCAGCGGCgcaacggcggcggcgccgGCGGCACTGGCAGCGGCGGCGACCAGGACTTCAAGCAACTGCGCAGGATCAGGCGTGAGCTGAAGCGCAGTCTCGAGCCAAGAAGCAGCCATCGCATCATCAATTATCTACCATACAGTCGCAGCACGAGCTCGCTGAGCAGCGGCTACGGCTCTCAGGCAACTTTACAGGAGGAGCTGGAGGAGACGTCCAGCTATCTGGTAGAGGGGCTGGAGGAGACGTCCAGCTATCtggaagagcagcagcagcagcagcgggaagAAACGTGCAGCAGCTATCTGCAGGAGCTGCAGGAGGACGTGCAGCAGGAAGTGCAGGTGGAACAACTTTTGATAACCAGCCATCTCTAG